The sequence below is a genomic window from Sorangiineae bacterium MSr12523.
GAACGAAAACGACTTGATGCATCGAAACTTCGGCGCCTCACCGTCAAGTACGGCGTGGATCCCAGGTCCATTGAACGAGAGGCACGAGAACCCGGCTCCGTACGCGGAATGGCAGGCGAGCGAGCTCGCGCGGCACTGCGGGATCCGATTCTCGCTACGGCAATCTGAACGGGGGTTGTCCACCGACTTTGACAAAAGAGAGGCGGCCGCCCGGGCTGGCACCCGACGCGGCCGACACGAACGAATCATGAACAAATCTCGAATACCACATACGGCCAGGGGTGGCAAAGGTCCTCGAGACCGATACGACTCCGGAGCACGAATCCAACTATCGATATTGGGCCGAGCGGCGCTCGCCTACGTTACCCTTCTTGGATTTTTCGTTTTCCCGCTGCTTCGCGGCAGGAAGGAACCGAATGGCCTACTCGCGAGCCACGGTTACCTCGATGCGACGCAAGACCGGAATCGCATCATTCGATGGTGGCAGGCGGAGCCAGAGGCCAACATCGGCATCGCGTGCGCGGCGTCGTACCTTTGCGTCCTCGACATCGATCCTCGCAATGGGGGTGACGACACTCTTGCGAAGCTGGAATCACGGCGCCCTCTGCCCTCTACGTGGAGGGTGCTTACTCCGAGCAGAGGTATGCACTTCTACTTTCGATACTCAGGTAAGGAGGCCGTCGTAGGCACGCTCGGCGAGGACGAAGCACAAGACGAAAACGCAGAGGCTCGTGGAGCTTCTCAAGGCCTTCTGCATTCGCCGCACCCACGATCAAGTACTGGTCTCCGTAGACGCGTCCGGTGTAGCAGTTCCCATCACGTCCAGAGCATTCATCGAGCAGGTGCGCAAAGCGTATTTCGCAACCTACCAAGACGGCGCCCCTCGAAGCGCCGTCGAGGAGGCCATCGGCTACCTCGACTCGGACGTCCCCGAGACCGACGTGACGCCCGATCCGTCGCCCGACGCGCCGGGCGAGCAAGCGGCTTCGGCTTCTCAGCTCCTCGTCGAGATCGCGCGCACGAAGACGGAGCTTTTCCGCGACGAGCAGGATGTTGCAACGCAACCATCATCCAGAACGAAAGGGGCGAAACAGTCAAGCTCCGCTCCAACAAGTTTCGCTCCTGGCTCAATTGGGAGTTCTACCGGGACTTTGGAAAGGTCCCCGGCGGACAGGCAAAGGCCGATGCGTTGGGCACGCTCGAGGGCCTAGCGGTGCACGAGGGCCCCCGGTGCGGGGTCCATCGGCGCACCGCGGAGGCGGGCAACACGATCTGCATCGACCTGGGCAATGACGCGCGCGAGGTCGTCGAAGTGACGAGCGAGGGGTGGCGTATCGTCACGGAGACGCCCATCAAGTTCGTCCGACCGAAGACGCTGCACGCCCTCCCTCGTCCCGTCTCGGGCGGCACCGTCGATGAATTGAGAACCTTCTTCAACTTGAAGGAGGACTTCCACTTCAAGCTACTCGTCGCTTGGCTGATCGCCGCGCTCCGCCCGCATGGCCCCTATCCGATTTTATGTCTGCAGGCCGAGCATGGTGCGGGCAAGAGCACGGCCACGCGGTTCGCACGCGAGCTCGTTGATCCCAACCCTTCGCCGATTCGCTCGGCCCCGCGGGAGATGCGTGACCTGGCGATCGAGTGCAATAGCTCGCACGTGCTGGCGTACGACAACCTAGGTGGGCTTCCGGTTTGGCTCTCGGACGCCCTATGCCGCGTCTCGACGGGTGGCGGGTTCGCAACTCGGGGACTCTTCACCGACGACGAGGAGGTCATCTTCGACTTCGCGATGTACCTGGACGGGAACTCCTTGTCCGCGATCGCGAAAAAGCTGAATGAAGATGCGGTCACGCCATCGCGCGTGCACGTGGAGAGCCGGCGGACGGGGTGGAAGGACTCCACCATCCGTGCCGTCCTGCACAATGAAACCTACGCGGGCAAGTGGCGATACAAGTCCCGCGAATGGCGCAAGCTTCCAGGAACGAACAAGCGCCAGCCTCGCTACCGAACCGAGAACGAGGTCATCACCCAGGAGCCCCCGCACCTGCGCATCGTCGACGACGAGATTTGGGAGGCCGTTCAAGCCCGCCTTCGTGCCGTCTCGGCGCACTACACCAAGTCGAAGGATGGCAAGCCCAAGGTTCGTTCCGCGCCGGGGCGGCGTACGTCCTACCTGTTCTCGAGCCTTCTTCACTGCGGCGCGTGCGGCGGAAAAAAGATCATCGGCGGGGGCAGCGGCGGCGCGGCCTACTACCGATGCGAGGCTTCCGCCAAGCGCGGCACCTGCACGAACCGGCTCTCCGTGCGTGAAGATGTGGTTCGCGCGAGCCTCCTCGACGAGCTACGCCATCGCCTGGCCTCGTCCGACGGCATCGCCTACGCGCGCAAGCGCATCGCCGAGCGCCTGGGCGAGTTCGAACGCGAACGCGACACCGAGCGTCGGGAGAAGCGAGCGCGGCTCGAGAAGGTCGAGCAGCGAATCCACAAGCTGGTCGACTTCATCGCGGAGGGCCACGCCATTGGCGCCACCGCCAAGTCGGTCGCCGAGCAGCTCGGAACCCTGGAGCGCCAAGCCGACGCGGAGCGCAAGGCCCTCGCGGTCCTCAACAGCAGCTCCAACGCGCCCGTGAAGCTTCCGCCGCCAGACGAGATGCTCTCGCTCCCGACCTGGAACGCCGCATCACCGCCGACGTCACCCGAGGTCGCGAGGAGCTCCGTCGGCTCTTTCGAGACGGGCGCATCGCTCTGCTCCCGCAGCCGGCTCCCCCTACGTGGCCCGCTCCGCGCTGCTCCCGATGGCGCCAAAATGCAAACCGCCCTCCGAGGCGGACCAGGGAGGGCGATAAACAGTGTTCTCAGTTGCGCGGGTAGGATTTGAACCTAACTTTTTCCGATCGATCTGGCCTTTTCTCGACAGATCTAGGGGGTTTCGTTTCGCGAAGGTCCGAGAAGGGGTCGAAATACCCCCGAGATCGGGAGGCATTTGGACCAGGATTTGGTCCAAATGGACGTCGAGCGGTGCGCTGTCGCGCTCGGCACAAACCTACCTGCGTCGGAGAGTGCCTTGCTTGAGCTTTGGGGTGCAGCTCGCTCGTCGCGAGGAGAACAGCCTCGTCCCTCGGACTGGGGAGACGAATCGCTTCGAGCACGCGATGATGGAAGGCGGGCCGCTCATCAGCAGGCGCATCCGCCGCGCATGAGGAGAGCGAGGTGCCTCGCGCGTCTGCCCATGGTCACGCCTGCGCCCTAAGGCGTGCACAACTCAGGGTCCCGCGCCGCAAGGGCGGAGGGTGCCTCACCGGGTTGACCTCACCGCTTGGATGTGATCCGCACCGGACCGCCCGCAGTCGCATAGGTCGATGACTTAGTGAGCGGAGCAACGCTGGCCGGTCTAGGACGCGCCCACGATCCGGCGTCCGACTAACGAAGCGCCCAGGCTACGGCCCGCCGTTGATCGTGAGGGTCAAGAGCGCGTAGTCTCTCTCACCGCTCAGATGACGGCTACTCGCGCCACACCAGAAGCCCAGGCCACGAAAGATGCTTAAGACCGTACGCGACGCGTGCAAACCCCACCGGATGGCCCTTGAGTTCTCACTCGCAGAACAGATTGAGGATCTCGCCGACTTGATCGAGAAGGCTGGTGATGGAGGAGCCTTTTTCGAGAAGAACCATATCACAGCAGGTATGCGGCAGCTCTTCGAAATGGGTCTGCGGCGCCTTGCCGGCCGCTCCGACCAGGCAGTCTTCGAGCTCACGCAGGCGATGGGCGGCGGTAAGACCCATTGCATGATCGCCTTCGGCATCGTGGCGCGCGACGAGCACGTCAGGCAGAAGGTCGTTCCGGAGATTGCAAGCGGCGACCCCTTCGGGCGGGCGCGTGTTGTCGCATTCACCGGCAGGAACTATCCCGATCACTTCATTTGGGGCGAGATTGCCCAGCAGTTGGGAAAGGCTGATGCGTTCAGAAAGTTCTGGCAGGATGGCCCGAAAGCTCCCGACGAGCGCGCGTGGGTCGATTTGATTGGAGAAGACCCCACGCTCATCCTCCTGGACGAGCTACCACCGTACTTCGACAACGCCATCACGCGGACAGTTGGCGGTGGGACTCTCGCCCAGGTCGCGACGGCCGCTTTGTCAAATCTCTTCTCGGCCGCTCTTAAGCTGCCGCGCCTCTGCATCGTGATCTCGAACCTCAGCGGCACGTATGAAGGCGCATCCAAGGATCTTCGTAAGGCGGTCAAGAACGTCGAGCAGGAAGCTCGCCGCCAGGCCAAGCCCATAACGCCCGTCGAACTCGGCGGCGATGAAGTTTACCAGATTCTAAAGAAGCGCCTCTTCGAGACGCTGCCGGGCGAACGAGATGTCGAGGATGTCGTGCAGGCATACGCGGGGGCGATCAAGGAGGCGGAAAAGGCCAAGTCCATCGCGAAGAGCGCGGAGCAGATCGCCGATGAGATTCGCGGATCCTATCCGTTCCATCCGTCGATCAAAGATATTATCGCGCTCTTCCGGAACAACGAAGGGTACCGGCAGACACGCGGCTTGATGCAGTTCGTGTCGAAGGCGATCCGGTCAGTCTTCAATCGAGAAGCGAACGACGTCTACTTGATCGGCTTGCAGCACCTCGACCTGAACGACGGCGAAGTGCGCGACGAGATAATTCGTATCGCCGACCTCCGCGGCGCCATCGCAACGGATATTGCGGCTGGGGGGAGCGCGCACGCCGAGACCATTGACGCTCAGATGCAGAACGACGCCGCTTCCCAGGTGGCGGCGCTGCTGCTCTCCGCGTCGCTTTCGACCGCAATCGACGCCGTCAGGGGGATGACGAAGCAGCGGCTCCTGGAGCGCCTGATTTCGCCGCATCGGTCCGTCCTAGAGTTCGCGGAGGCATTCGACCATCTTCGGCGTGACGCCTGGTACCTCCACCGGGACGAGAGCGACGCCTACTATTTCTCGAACGTCGAGAACCTCACGAAGCGACTCTCGACAGAAGCAGATCGCGCACCTCAGAACAAGGTCGACGCCGAGATGCGCCGCCGACTGGAGCGAATCTTCGAAGCGAAACGCAAGACCGCTTACCAGGAGCTGATGGCCCTACCGATGCTCGACGAGGTTAGGCTCGACGGACCTCGCGTCCTTCTCGTGCTCAGCCCCGACACGAAGGACCCTCCGGAGGTTGCCGCGCGCTTCTACGAGACTGTCGTTCAGAAGAACAACGTCTGCATCCTCGCGGGAGATGGATCCGACCTGAGCAACCTCGAAGAGAAGACTCGCATGCTATACGCCGTCGCGAAGCTCCAGGATCAACTGCCGAAGACATCACCTCACCAGGAGGAGCTACGCGAACGGTTCGAGACGGCAGAACAGGAGTACAATGCGACCGTCACCGCCACGTTCAACCGCATCTGGTACCCGTCGGCGCGGGGACTCGTGGCAACGAAGCTCGCTATGCAGTTCACCGAGAACCGCTTCGACGGGGAAGAGCAAGTCGAGAAGGCCCTTGCCGCGACTGGCGTAAGCAAACTGGTTCTAGAAATCGAAAAGGACGCGCCCGGCCTCATCTCGCGTGCGGAGGACGTCATCTGGCCGGACAACCAGAAGCGCGTCCCGTGGCGCGACATCCGCGCGCGTGCGCTCGCCGTTCCGCGTTGGATCTGGCTGCCGAACAACGGGCTCGAAGCTCTCCGGAAGATCGCGGAACAGCGAGGCATTTGGAAGTACACCGAGGACGGATACATTGAGAAAGGCCCCTTCGAAAAGCCGAGGACGTCGGTACACATCATTGAGCGCGGCTACAGCGAGGAGACTGGAACAGCCACGCTCGAAGTCATCGCCAAGAACGCGGGCAAGGCGGCGCAGATCTTCTGGGACACGAATCCCGGAGTTACGAAGAAGAGCCACCGCCTCACCGAGCAGAAACACACGACGAATGCGACTCGCCTCTGGTTCCTCGCCATCGATCCCTCGGGCGAGCACGAGCCAGGGCCGCCCGAGACCTGGTCAAATCGACTGACCATCACTCACCAGCCGCGTGAAGGCGTCGGCAGCCGTACAATCGAACTGCGAGTCGTGCCGCGAGGCACGATTAAGTACACGCTCACCGGCGCAAACCCCGCCGAGGGCATTTCGTATAACTCTCCCATCGAAGTCGGGACCTCAGAGGTAACGCTCTACTGCTACGCGGAAGACCAGGGCGTTTCGGCCCGGCGCAACTTCACGATTCCTCGCGCCGGGAACGCCGAGGTTCACATCGATCCGTCACGGAAGGCTAAGCTCAAGAAGCGCGTCGACGCCCCCGGCACACCGGACACATTCAGGCTCGTGGCCCGTGCAAAGCAGGTCGGTGCTCGTCTGACCGGAGCGACGGTCGAGGTCGGGAGAGGTGCAAGGAACGCTTCGCTGCGGTTCGGTAGCGAGACGATTGTTACCGCCGATCATATTGAAGCTGTCATCGCGTCGCTTCGTGCGGCGCTGGCCGACGACATGGCCGAAGTCAGAGTGACCGCACGGGAGATCGACTTCACGAGCGGCCACGACCTCAGCGAGTTCGTCAAGGAGTGGGGCCTACAAGTCGGCGCCAACGAGGTGGAGCAGTGAAACTGAAGCAGGCCACTCTCGGCTTCGGGTGTCCGGACAGCGTCGATCCGCACCACATCGTCGTCACAATTCCTCGCGGCCGCGACAAGCCCGTGCGAATCGTAGAACACTTCGGGCTTCGTGCAGGTCACGCGGGGCTCCCTGATTTTCTCGAACGGGTCGAATTGGATCGCGCGAAGTGGACCGCAATCGCGGATATCGTCCGCCGAGTCTTTAACGAGCGCCTCAAAGAGAAGGGGCATGCCACGAGCCGCTGGGCCATCGGCGAAAACAAGGTCGAACGCCTTCTCGGCAAGGAGCTATGCGTCCTTGCATGGGCCGTCGAATACGCGCCGCTTGAGCTCGTGCCTGTCGCGATCACGAACTGGGCTGGACTCAAGCCTGAAGAGCGATGGTGGCTGTTTACCATGACCGCTGCAGCGACGGGCGGTATCGACGACGGGAACATCGGTTGGCGGAAGGCGCTCCGTTTTGCGCTCACAGAGAATCCGGTACGCGGGGAGATCGCTCCCGGGCGAGCGAAGAAGACCCGCATGCGACTGCAGGAGGATCTTCCACTCTTCCCTCTGGCAAAGGCATCGTCATGAATCACGAAATGTCTTCTGGACCGCGATCCTGGAAAGATCGTCCCTCCCTCATCGAGGTGGCGTTTCCAGCACAGAAGGTGTCCATCGAGACGCAATGTGAGCGTAAGGCAGGTGCTGGCCAAACTCTGACCGCCCTAGGAGGGTACTGGAAGGGCCGCAAGATGCTTGTCTTGGTGAGGGCATGCCTGCTGGGATCCCTCCTACCAGCGACCAACGACATAGACGCCGACCTCGAGATTTTCGAGCTTCTCATGGGAATGGACGACGACGCGTTCGCGCACCGTGTGAAACGTCTCTCCCAAGAGGATGTGAAACGGTGGGGCGGTGACCTTCGAGTCGAGCTTCTCGACGATGACGGGCGCTGGCGGGTCAAAGGGCGCGATCGTCTTCGCCTCCTCGGACGAGTACTCGCTCGAATGCCTTACAACGAGCGACTGGATCGCCGGAGCTTTCG
It includes:
- a CDS encoding recombinase family protein; its protein translation is MGTLEGLAVHEGPRCGVHRRTAEAGNTICIDLGNDAREVVEVTSEGWRIVTETPIKFVRPKTLHALPRPVSGGTVDELRTFFNLKEDFHFKLLVAWLIAALRPHGPYPILCLQAEHGAGKSTATRFARELVDPNPSPIRSAPREMRDLAIECNSSHVLAYDNLGGLPVWLSDALCRVSTGGGFATRGLFTDDEEVIFDFAMYLDGNSLSAIAKKLNEDAVTPSRVHVESRRTGWKDSTIRAVLHNETYAGKWRYKSREWRKLPGTNKRQPRYRTENEVITQEPPHLRIVDDEIWEAVQARLRAVSAHYTKSKDGKPKVRSAPGRRTSYLFSSLLHCGACGGKKIIGGGSGGAAYYRCEASAKRGTCTNRLSVREDVVRASLLDELRHRLASSDGIAYARKRIAERLGEFERERDTERREKRARLEKVEQRIHKLVDFIAEGHAIGATAKSVAEQLGTLERQADAERKALAVLNSSSNAPVKLPPPDEMLSLPTWNAASPPTSPEVARSSVGSFETGASLCSRSRLPLRGPLRAAPDGAKMQTALRGGPGRAINSVLSCAGRI
- a CDS encoding DUF499 domain-containing protein; protein product: MLKTVRDACKPHRMALEFSLAEQIEDLADLIEKAGDGGAFFEKNHITAGMRQLFEMGLRRLAGRSDQAVFELTQAMGGGKTHCMIAFGIVARDEHVRQKVVPEIASGDPFGRARVVAFTGRNYPDHFIWGEIAQQLGKADAFRKFWQDGPKAPDERAWVDLIGEDPTLILLDELPPYFDNAITRTVGGGTLAQVATAALSNLFSAALKLPRLCIVISNLSGTYEGASKDLRKAVKNVEQEARRQAKPITPVELGGDEVYQILKKRLFETLPGERDVEDVVQAYAGAIKEAEKAKSIAKSAEQIADEIRGSYPFHPSIKDIIALFRNNEGYRQTRGLMQFVSKAIRSVFNREANDVYLIGLQHLDLNDGEVRDEIIRIADLRGAIATDIAAGGSAHAETIDAQMQNDAASQVAALLLSASLSTAIDAVRGMTKQRLLERLISPHRSVLEFAEAFDHLRRDAWYLHRDESDAYYFSNVENLTKRLSTEADRAPQNKVDAEMRRRLERIFEAKRKTAYQELMALPMLDEVRLDGPRVLLVLSPDTKDPPEVAARFYETVVQKNNVCILAGDGSDLSNLEEKTRMLYAVAKLQDQLPKTSPHQEELRERFETAEQEYNATVTATFNRIWYPSARGLVATKLAMQFTENRFDGEEQVEKALAATGVSKLVLEIEKDAPGLISRAEDVIWPDNQKRVPWRDIRARALAVPRWIWLPNNGLEALRKIAEQRGIWKYTEDGYIEKGPFEKPRTSVHIIERGYSEETGTATLEVIAKNAGKAAQIFWDTNPGVTKKSHRLTEQKHTTNATRLWFLAIDPSGEHEPGPPETWSNRLTITHQPREGVGSRTIELRVVPRGTIKYTLTGANPAEGISYNSPIEVGTSEVTLYCYAEDQGVSARRNFTIPRAGNAEVHIDPSRKAKLKKRVDAPGTPDTFRLVARAKQVGARLTGATVEVGRGARNASLRFGSETIVTADHIEAVIASLRAALADDMAEVRVTAREIDFTSGHDLSEFVKEWGLQVGANEVEQ
- a CDS encoding DUF3780 domain-containing protein, which gives rise to MKLKQATLGFGCPDSVDPHHIVVTIPRGRDKPVRIVEHFGLRAGHAGLPDFLERVELDRAKWTAIADIVRRVFNERLKEKGHATSRWAIGENKVERLLGKELCVLAWAVEYAPLELVPVAITNWAGLKPEERWWLFTMTAAATGGIDDGNIGWRKALRFALTENPVRGEIAPGRAKKTRMRLQEDLPLFPLAKASS